AAGAAAACCAAGATAACCGCATCGACAGATGGTTTCGACTTTTTAGGCTGGCACTTCAAGGTACAGAACAACGGGAAAGTAAGAAGCACTCCCTCGCTGGAGAACTTCAAGAAATTCCGTCAAAAAGTAAAAACTATCGTCAACTGCTCTAATTATGGTTCCGAGGTAAAAGCTGAGAAATTAGCCCCCTTGGTTAGAGGATGGAGGAATTACCACCGCTTCTGCAAAATGGATGGAGCACGGTTCTCACTATGGTTCACCAGACGCAAAGCATTCAAGGTATTCAACAAAGAAACAAAGAATGACAGATGGTCATGCGCAACGCTGACTAACAAAGCATTCCCAGCAGTTTCTTGCTCCGAAAGAAAATATGTCATGGTCAAAGGTAACAAATCACCGTACGACGGAGACATCCAGTACTGGAGCGAGCGTAACAGCAAGCTCTACGATGGCGAAACCTCTAAAGCCTTAAAACGGCAAAACCATGCATGTGGTCACTGCGGCATGAAGATGCTACCAGGTGAAACAATCCACCTACATCATGTAGATGGTAACCACCAGAACTGGAAAGCAAACAATCTTCTAGCCATACATCAAAGTTGTCACAACTACATCCACATGAGCAAGGGGAAACCTTAGAACATCGGGAGCCGGATGCACGGAAACGGGCACGTCCGGATCTAACTGAGAGGGACGGAGCATAATAGCTCCTCTCGACTCAAACCATCTGGTTGGGCAAGTCTTTTTGTTAATACTCAATCCTATTATTCACAAGCAGATCAGTGTTTTCGTTTAGCTCTTCAACAGCAGAAAAAGATTGTTACGACAAATTATGTAGTTGCTGAATTGGTAGCATTGTTAAACAGCCCGCTTCGGATTCCTCGTTTACAGGTCTTTGAAATTGTTGATGCTATCAAGACTGTGCCATATGTTGAAATTATTCACATTAATAACGTAATTGATACTTCAGCTTGGGAACTTTGCAAAAGTAGACCAGACAAAGCTTGGTCATTAGTTGACTGCACATCTTTCGTTGTGATGCAACAATTAGGCATTCAGCAGGCTTTGACAACCGACCAACATTTTGAGCAAGCAGGCTTTATTCGTTTACTGAAGTAGCCGTTGAAGTTTCCTAATTCTGGCTAAAATTAGAAGTGGTTCGACAATCTTCAAAAGATACAAGATGCCCACATTAAAGCTGACCAAATTTTGAATTACTAGTGTTAAATGAAGTCACAAACCAATAGAAGTAGGCAACAGCAGTGGGTCTAAGTGGATAATTTATCCCTCTGAAAACTGTTATGGTATCAAGCGTTATGATTGAGATGCTGTAGACATCAGCGATGCTGCTTTAGCAGTAAAGAGCGAGTCATGAACGAAGCGTATTTGACAGATTTCAATTCATGGATTGACCAGACAGCCCAATTCTTGCGGGAGCGTCGGTGGCATGAAATTGACGTAGAGCATCTGATTCAAGAGGTCGAAGAGTTGGGTAAGAGTGAGCGGCGCGGGATTGCTAGTCAACTAACTCGCCTTCTACTACATTTGCTCAAGTGGCAATATCAACCTCAGCGTCGCTCGGATAGCTGGCTAGATTCTATCACTGATGCACGCACTCAAATTGAATTAGCCATTGAAGATAGTCCTAGTCTTAAAAACTATCCTACAGAGCAACTTGAACAGAGTTACCAACGTGCACGCCACCAAGCAGCGAAGCAAACTAATATACAGATTTCAGTGTTTCCAAAAGAGTGTCCATATCCTGTAGAGTTCGTATTAGATGAAGATTGGCTGCCAGAAGAGAGTCAGTGATGTATTCATTACTACTGAGGCTTCTGATCGAGGCGAATCGCTTGCTCTAAAGCTGATTTTTCTCTGGCTCTACGAGCATAGGCCTGTAATTTTGCACGATTCCACCCTGTAATGATACTCATATCTTCCAAGTTCATTCCCTTCATCAACATTTCTACACACCATGTCTGTTGAGCTTGCTCAATAACTGGCTGTTGCCCTTCTGGTGTTAATAATTCCTCAGTTAATATTCGCCAGCGCTGTTGTATTTCTGGCTCTGTGATTGGTATTCCATCATCATTGAGAAAGAATGCAGAGTGGTCATCTTTACGACTTTTGAGCCACTGAGTTAAGGGATTGCGAGTATACGATCCATATCGTTTACCCATAATCCACTGATTCACAGGAACTTGTCGAGTAGCGCCCTGAGTGATTTGCAATAAGTACTGGTTGGAATCTTGGATTTGATGGGAACGCTCTAAATTCACAATTTCTTCTGGAGATAAGCCTGCGCCAAACAAAACGTATATAAGAGCATAATCTCGCAGTCCTGATTTTTTGCCTCTTTGCAAAACCAAGTGGACTAAACTCGCTGGTAAATCTATAACGTTTTCTGTCGGAATAAACTCACTATTAACTTGATTTGAGGATTGTGTGGCGACCTTTAAAAACAGTGCCACCAAAGTTTCTAAAAACTCATCTCTGTCATGCCAAAGTTCATGAAATTCACTGGTAAACTCAATGACGGCATACCCCAACAACATACTATTGAGTAAACTTGCTAGCTTTTGAGGTGATAATTGTATATGTAATTGGTCGCGTTCCATCACTGTTGCAAAATATTCAGCAACATAGTCATTTGCTTGAGTTAAGCTTTTTCCCAGTGCCTGACGATTTTCTACTGGGTATTTTCCCGCCTCACCTACCAGAGAACGTACCAATTCTGGAACTTGTTCTAAAGCCGTTAAGCGGTTTTCGCAGTAGTCTTTGAGAGCTTGGTAAACACTGTTTGTTTGACTTGCTTGTGTTGTTAAGGATTGACCGAGTTCTTTAAACACTGGCGATTCGGAAATGACCGCCAGAACCAATCCGTGCTTATTGCCAAATTGCCGGAATAGCGTCACTTCATTAACTTTTGCTAATTCTGCGACTGCCTTGGTTGTCGTTTCGGTAATTCCTTGAGCTGCAAACAACTCCATTGCTGCATTAATCAGCCTTTGTCGCGTTGAAATGATTTCCCCAGACATAAATCGAAAGTGCAAGTGGCACTTGCATTAAAATTTTATCTTTGCTAAGCTAACAGATGTAAGTAGCACTTGCATCCTCTGTTTTTACTTTAGCTATCTTCGCCAGTTTTGACAGGTGATGTGGTAACTAGTGCAAGAGTGTACTAGTGTATTTACGGTATTCACGTTAAAGGAAAATTTATGACTATCAACTCAGCTGCGGCAGTTGGTAAGCAGCCGCTTACTCTGAGCTGGACCAACGTGGCATTTTTCGGTACAATTCATGCCTTGGCAATGCTCGCTCCCTGGTGTTTTTCTTGGTCTGCTTTGGGAGTCATGATATTCTTGCATTGGTTGTTTGGCAGCATTGGTATCTGTTTAGGGTATCACCGACTTTTGACTCACCGAAGTTTATCTGTGCCGAAGTGGTTGGAATATGCGATCGCCACCTTGGGAGCACTCGCCATGCAAGGAGGACCAATCTTTTGGGTTGCTGGACATCGGCTGCATCATGCGTATACAGAAGATCTAGATAAAGATCCCTACTCTGCCAAGCGTGGTTTTTGGTGGAGTCATATGCTTTGGATTTTTTACCCACGTCCAGAGTTTTTTGAACACGAACATTACAAACGATTTGCTGCGGAATTAGAGCGCGATCCATACTATCGTTGGCTAAATCGCTACTTCTTACTGCTCCAAATTCCTGTTGGTGTCCTACTGTATGTTTTGGGTGGATGGTCTTTTGTGATCTATGGAGTCTTTGTGCGAGCAGTATTGCTTTGGCATACCACTTGGTTCATCAACTCTGCAACTCACTTGCGCGGTTATCGTCGTTTCCAGTTGAAGGACAACTCTCGTAATCTTTGGTGGGCAGCACTTTTAACTTATGGAGAAGGTTGGCATAATAATCACCATGCTCACCCAAATGTTGCAAAAGCTGGATACCAGTGGTGGGAAGTGGATATGACTTGGTGGGCAATTAAGACATTGCAAACTCTGGGATTAGCGAAAAAAGTAGTCATGCCTCCAACACCAAAACCAGAAGTTTGACGAATGTTAACTTATTGACTCCCGCTTTCTTAAATAGCGAGGAGTACAAGGGGTTCCCCAGCTAACTTGCTCAGAAGGTATGTCACTAAAAACATTACTACGAGCGCCAATCACAGCATTAGCCCCAATTTTTACTCCTAGTCCAACGAAGCAATCAGCGGCTATCCATACTCCATTACCGATGATGATACTCGCTGTTTTCAATCCAAAAGCTGGATCTGTTATATCATGGCTACCAGTACACAGGTAACTTTTTTGAGAAATGACGCAGTGCTCACCAATGTTGATATCGTCAAGGCTGTAGAGAACTACGTCATCTCCTATCCAACTGTAGTCCCCAATTGTAATTTTCCAAGGGTAAGTAAAGCGAGCTGTAGGTCTAATGATTACGCCTTTGCCAACACGAGCGCCAAACAGCCGCAGCAACGCGCAACGTAGACTATTGAGCGGGTGGGGGGTTAGGGGGAAGGCGATCGCCTGTACAAACCACCATAACAAAATATACCAACCTGCCCGTCCTCGGTCAAACCAGGATTGGTTATATTTACGTAAATCTACAAAAGGTTCTTCACTAGTCATTAGTTATGAGTCATTAGTCATTAGTCCAAGGTTACAAGCTTCCTTGTCTCCTTGTCTTTTAAGAAACACAGGGAACGCTTAATAGGGAATACCAAAGAAGGGAAAGAGTGTTTCTTTGATTCATAACGGGTGGTGCGCCGCTTGTCAGATGCTCCTAAAGCACTATTTGCTTGATTCAAAAATGAATTTTGAATTTTTAAACCCGGGCGATTTTCTCCCACATCCACCAGGGCATGTGGTTCTCAGCCGCTGGTTGTGGATGTGATGTTGAGTTGTCCGCTATATTGACGTAATTCGTAAAGTTTGACCTCTATTTGATACTGATATTGACTGAGAAGCCGTGCATAAATATACCCGGCTCTACCATCCAAAAAACCACGCTGAATGATGTAGAACAAAATAAAC
This portion of the Brasilonema sennae CENA114 genome encodes:
- a CDS encoding type II toxin-antitoxin system VapC family toxin, producing the protein MRGTEHNSSSRLKPSGWASLFVNTQSYYSQADQCFRLALQQQKKIVTTNYVVAELVALLNSPLRIPRLQVFEIVDAIKTVPYVEIIHINNVIDTSAWELCKSRPDKAWSLVDCTSFVVMQQLGIQQALTTDQHFEQAGFIRLLK
- a CDS encoding DUF29 domain-containing protein; translation: MNEAYLTDFNSWIDQTAQFLRERRWHEIDVEHLIQEVEELGKSERRGIASQLTRLLLHLLKWQYQPQRRSDSWLDSITDARTQIELAIEDSPSLKNYPTEQLEQSYQRARHQAAKQTNIQISVFPKECPYPVEFVLDEDWLPEESQ
- a CDS encoding TetR family transcriptional regulator, with the translated sequence MSGEIISTRQRLINAAMELFAAQGITETTTKAVAELAKVNEVTLFRQFGNKHGLVLAVISESPVFKELGQSLTTQASQTNSVYQALKDYCENRLTALEQVPELVRSLVGEAGKYPVENRQALGKSLTQANDYVAEYFATVMERDQLHIQLSPQKLASLLNSMLLGYAVIEFTSEFHELWHDRDEFLETLVALFLKVATQSSNQVNSEFIPTENVIDLPASLVHLVLQRGKKSGLRDYALIYVLFGAGLSPEEIVNLERSHQIQDSNQYLLQITQGATRQVPVNQWIMGKRYGSYTRNPLTQWLKSRKDDHSAFFLNDDGIPITEPEIQQRWRILTEELLTPEGQQPVIEQAQQTWCVEMLMKGMNLEDMSIITGWNRAKLQAYARRAREKSALEQAIRLDQKPQ
- a CDS encoding acyl-CoA desaturase, producing the protein MTINSAAAVGKQPLTLSWTNVAFFGTIHALAMLAPWCFSWSALGVMIFLHWLFGSIGICLGYHRLLTHRSLSVPKWLEYAIATLGALAMQGGPIFWVAGHRLHHAYTEDLDKDPYSAKRGFWWSHMLWIFYPRPEFFEHEHYKRFAAELERDPYYRWLNRYFLLLQIPVGVLLYVLGGWSFVIYGVFVRAVLLWHTTWFINSATHLRGYRRFQLKDNSRNLWWAALLTYGEGWHNNHHAHPNVAKAGYQWWEVDMTWWAIKTLQTLGLAKKVVMPPTPKPEV
- the hpsU gene encoding hormogonium polysaccharide biosynthesis acetyltransferase HpsU, which encodes MTSEEPFVDLRKYNQSWFDRGRAGWYILLWWFVQAIAFPLTPHPLNSLRCALLRLFGARVGKGVIIRPTARFTYPWKITIGDYSWIGDDVVLYSLDDINIGEHCVISQKSYLCTGSHDITDPAFGLKTASIIIGNGVWIAADCFVGLGVKIGANAVIGARSNVFSDIPSEQVSWGTPCTPRYLRKRESIS